The Tamandua tetradactyla isolate mTamTet1 chromosome 13, mTamTet1.pri, whole genome shotgun sequence genome segment CTGTCTCCCTGTGCCAGATGGCAGTTGGCCCTGAACTTTCCAAGTGACAGGAAAGGGGATGGGTCAGAGAGGTTAGGAGCACACACAGCCCCAGCCAGGAGAGCCCACCCCTGAGGAATGTGATGAGTCCATGGGTACTTGCACCCCATGACCCCAAGCCCTGCAGATGGGGTGCCCCATGGGAAAAGGCAGCCTTATAAGGGACTTGgcatgaagaaagaaagacaaaggcTGTTTGctggaggaaaaaaatctaaggTCCAGAAAACTGCAGTTGTCAGTGAGCTCGCTGAGGAGGTGGGGTGCTGGCCAGGCTGTGGCTCCCCTTTCCAGTGGCCCCTGGTGAGCCACCAGCTCTTCCCAGTCCTTCATGCTTTCTCCGGTTATTGGGAGCCAGGACACAGTGCTTGGAAACCACGGGAAACAGGCTCTCCTGTTTCTTTAAGCCGAGGGTGGCACATTTTGGCTGCCAGGTCTCTCCACGAGGGCCCATTCAGATGCGAGCTCCCTGCCTTACTGGCTGAAAAGAGTTTGGGGTCAGAGAGCCCAGGGAGGCCCTTGCAGATGCTGGGCCATACAGATGTACAGCCACGCCATGAGGACCCCCAGGCCCCATCCATCACGCCACGGCCCGCTGCTGCCATCATGTTCCGTTCCGCTTCCCAGGCCCCAGACGCCAGAGGGCGCGGCGCGGGTGCCATGGTGGTGAATGCTCAGCCAGGCGTGCCCAGCTCTGCCCGCGCCGCTGTCATTTGTTTATCTGTCCAAAGATTACGCAGCTGAAAATCCACAATTTTATGCTGCCTTTGTAAATTACCACGTTGCTTTTGATGAATGTTTCCCACTTCCGCGGGGGAGGCGTTGCCATCCTGAAAGATGGGAAAAGTGCTCATGCATACAGCTGGCTTTTTACTGGCCAGGACTGTGCTGGAAAGTAAATCTTGACCTCACAGTTCTGACTGCATTAAAGATAATTCAGGTTTAACTTTATAGTCTGAGGTGCTTTGGCTGCGGATATAAAATCCTGGCCCTCACCAGTAGCAGATGCTTCCCGGGCGCAGGGCGCGCAGGCACACGGCCGAGTGCGGCACACACGCAGCCTGCTTTGTGCAGCAGGGTGCCATTCAAAGTGTCGTCTCTTCTTGTTTGAGCAGCGCGTTCTGGGTTAATAGAACGGGCTGTCAAAACAGACGTCCATGGGGGAAATGGGAAATAGATGAGCTGCTTCAATTAGAGCGGCCACGTTTTTAAAGGAAGTTGAAAGTTGTGCTAATTGCAGAGGGCAGGGAGGCCCCCGGGCCCGCCACAATCCTGCTCCCTGGGGCACACGCAGGACAGGAGGGGGCATCCCACAGCCCCAGATCGCCACCATCCTTCCGGGTGGAGGAGCCCTGGGACCACCAGGACTGAGGCCGGGACGGGGCTGCAGGAAGTGGCAGGGTGggcacagcccccacccccaccgcctgCAGCGCCCGTCTCTCTGCTTGTGTTCCCAGTCGGAAAGCGAGGAGAAGGTCGTCACCTATGACCACATTGGACCTAACGTCTGCATGGGGGACCACAAGGTGAGGTGGTCTCTGCTGTAGCTGGGGGTGCATCCAAGGGGCTCCAGGGACTGTTTGCTTCATCTCCTGCTTTTCTAAGTCCCCTTAGTCTAGTTTTACAAAGGCCAACTGGTCAATTTGtattaattgtaataaaattatgaaagagaggagaggaagagggaggggagagggaggggcagCGGAAATGAGCAGTCAAGTTAGAGTAAAGAACATAATTGTactatttgtaaaagaaaaaagacccgTGTCTGCAGCTGGGCATTCTGCAGGCCACTCTGGCCACTTCTGCGGTGGTCCTGTGGTCGTGTGGGTCCAGCACCTGGGGTCTCCCATCCTGTATGCGGGACCCCTCGGGGAAGGTGCAGGCCACGTCTCACCTATAGCCAGACCCGGTGGACCTGCTTTTCCCTCTGGCCCCACGTGGGGTGCAGGAAGCCGACCGTCTGGCCCCTCCTGACCGTGCTGGGCGTCCACTGTGGCTAGAGGGGGCGCGCTCCCCAGCACAGCGGGCGCTGACCGGCAGCTTCTGTGGAGTGGGGAGTGCGGCGGAGGCTgggcggggcgggcggggggCGGCTCCCCACAGCGCCTGACACCCCCTTTTCTCCCGCCGCAGCCCGTGTTCCTGGCCTTTCGAGTCGCGCCTGGGGCAGGTAAACCTCACGCCCATGTGCACAAGTGTTGTGTCGTGCAGTGACGTGGTGGTAAATATAAGTCCTTCCCTTCAGTTCACCTTTTCTGCAGCTTTTCCTGGTGTGTttgtgcctttaaaaaaatgactccTCCCCCGGCAGGGGCGCGCCGCCCACGGAAGGAGAAGCCCCCCGGCGAGGCCGCCCCACAGCGCGAGGGGCCCGGGGCCGCGGCCCGCTGAGAGCCCCGCAGCAGCCGCCAGCCCGCCCGGGCGCGCACTTCGCTTCAGCCTCCGGCCGTCCCGGAAAGCCTCACATACCTCACCGTCTCGCCTGTCCGTGTGGCATCAAGTAGAGATACTGGGTGACGTTCGCCACGGTCCTGTTGCCAAAACTCTAATAGACAGCAAAGAGAGTCTGTACCTTAGATTTCAGTTTTCAATATTTAATAATCGTCTGCGTGGAAGCGCCTCCAGCAGCGCAGCCCCACGGCGCCCATGCGCCCCGCGGCCGGTGTCGCTGCCCAAGGGAGCGCACAGGGGCCTCGGGGCTGCCCGGGCCGTGTGGCCGGCGCGAGGACGGCCAGGGCTCGCCTGCACCCCTCGGCGGGCGCCGCCTTCCGTGCTGGGCGCTCCGCTGCCACGTTGCATGGTTGAGCACACTGCAGCTGCTTTCCAtttttatagatataaatatatatataaatatatactttttaaacataatttataaATCTTACCAAAACGTATGCTAAATACACTTTCCAGTATGCGCGCTCCAGAGCGTCCCGGGAGCCGGCGGTGTCACCCGTCCGCCGCGGCCCCTTCGCATCGGGACGCGCGCCGTAGCTAGCCTGGGTGTACCTCTTAAGAATTTTGTAAACTgttttgtctgtcttttgttaCCGTTTCATGGTGCCAAGTATTCtacattaaaacaataatatCATGGGAGGGAGAGAGATAGCCTAGTCTTGCTTCTGATAGAAATTGCTTTAACATGGGCTgtacataaaaatattaagagaaaCAAAAGTGTCAATGTCCTCGGCTGCCCAGCTACGAACACCCACGTAATAGCCTTGTTGCCAATACGTTTCTCCTAGCACGAAGTACAACATTAAAAGGTGATTAGCAAGTCTGCTGAAGAAACTCGAATGTGTTTTACTGATTTAACTTAGAACACTACAGAGCTCCCGGGCGGCGCGAGGCGGAGCCTGTCGGGAGGAACGGCTCCGGGAGAGGCGTGGCGGCGTCCCGCAGCTGCTTCCGGGCTGGACGGTCGGGGCTCGGGGCTCCTGGTCCGAGGCTGCAGGAAGTGCTGCTCCACTGCCTAAGCAATAAAAGTGACCATGAGAAATAGTGCTgcgttttccttttcatttatccCTCACCTTCGAAGCGCTAAATAAAGAAGGCGCCTTTTCCTTCTGTTTAAgatgaagctttttaaaaatcctgggATATCATGGTATGAGATACTGTTATAGATAAATAAGCCACTAGCCAGGAGCAGAGAAATGATCTTTTGGATCTCCTACTGCATTGGTAACTCTCTGGGATATAACCCTCAGCGTTTGTAATGGGATTATGCAAATTAATTGCTTTCTTTAAAACTTGAGAATGCTTTGCTCTTAACTTGAACTGAGAATCATTCAATCAGGAAAGCGCATGGCTACCTTTAAAAGAGCCAGCCAGCAGCACCAAAGaaaagtatgatttttaaaaaacaggcgGGGCAGCCACGTGGCAGGAAAATACTCCGACTTTTTCACTTCCCgttaacattttcaaaaaacGCCGCTCGGAAGAAATCTTGTAATTTTAGCAATATCCCCCATGGAGGTTTGAAATTCAAGCTCAGGAGTTCTGCCCCAGGCGAGGGAACGCCATGGACAACCAGCCTGACAAAATCTGGGAGCCGAATCACAGCCCGTTGGAGCCGGTGAGCTGGGCCCCTGGAAGGGGGACAAGACGAAAGGCGGCCCCTCGGGCCAGGCCTGCGCTGCAGCCGCCCCTGCAGATGGGAACCCGGCGGCGGCTGCGCTTCCCCTCCCGCCACGCCAGCCCCTGCGCAGCCCTCACCCACGGGGTCACCCGTCACCCCCAAGACAGGGACCCCCGCTCCCACCCCTACCTCCCAACACGTGGGTCCCCGAGCGTCCTTTCCCCCAAGGAAACCAGTATCCAAGGGAACTCCAGACACTTCAGATACAGAAAAAGTCCCAGCGACCTTGTGGGGAGACTTGCGGGCTGCCCGCGGGGTTTCTGTTCCTCTCCGCAGCCCCTGGAATCCCGCAGCGCCTCTGCCACTGGCAGGCGGTTAAAATCGGAGCGGGAGGGCCAGGTAGGCTTCGGATCAGTTCATTCACTGATGTACACTGAGTAGAAACATTTAGCTTCTGCGGCTGAAGGATTTTTCCCGTAATCGAAATCAGTCAGGGTGGGGATTCCCAGACCCCCCCACCCTCCCGCGTTGGAAAACTGGACGAAAAGAGCATCGGGGCTGGGGGGCGGTTTGCCTTCCTTGCGGGGTACCCCAAGGCTGTTTAAGGCTGCCCCAAACCTCACCCATGTGCCCAACTCAGGACCTACATCGCGGGGATCCCGCGGCCCCGGGGCGGGCAGGGGCGCCCGGGCTCGGCGACACCGTACCTGCCGCGCGGGAAGCCCGAGCTCTGGCCGGAGGACGGCAGCTAGTGCCCCGCGGCCCGGCTCCATCCCCGCGGCCCGCTCCGCGCTCCCTGCGTCGTCCGACTCCTCGGCTCCCGCGGCGGCTCCTTGATGCGCGCTCGCGGCCAGGGCTGCGCTCGCTCCTGCGTGCCGGCCGGGGCGCCGCGGGGACCCGGCTCGCGACCTCCCCGCGGCCGAGCCCAGGCGCGCGGGACCCAGGGGCCCTCGGGCTCGGTCCGGAAGAAACACGCGGAGCAGCCCCGGAGCCGCGGCTCCGACCCGGACGTGTTAAATAATTTATTGATTATACAAAGTGATTCCGCCGGGCCGCCGGCTCCAagccccgcgccccgcgcccacCCGAGGGGCGCCGCCGGGCCGGGGACCCCGCCAGCCGAGCCCCAGCCGCGGCCGCCCTATAACTTATTCTGTAAAAATATATCTACACCTCGGCGCCCGCGGCTCCCGCCGGCCGCACCCTGCTTGCTCGGCCTCGCGCCCTCAGAGGGCGTCCCCCGCGCCGCCGCCGCACGGGCTGACCAGCGCCAGGCTCGAGGGTTTGTGCTTCTTGAGCAGCCGCGTGATCTTCTCGTCGTCCGAGTTGGGGTCCAGGGGCCGGTTGTACTCGTCGTCGTCGGCGTCAGAGCCGCCCGCCTTCAGCTTCTCGGCATCGGAGTCCTGCTTCTTCTTGGCCGACGCCATCTCCGCCGCGTGCCGCTTGCGCCACTTGGTGCGGCGGTTCTGGAACCAAACCTGCGGGTGACGGGACGGGGAGGGCGCCGCCGAGGCCCCGGCCCCGCACGGGTCAGCCCGCGACCAGCAGGCCCGTCTCCACCCCCAACGCCCGCGCCGCCCCGGCGCCTCCGCGAGGCCCCGCCCGGCCAGTTCGCAGGACGCGGGGCCCAGCCTGGCTCCCCCTTGACCCGAGCCCCGGGCCGACGGCGCTCACCTTGACCTGGCTCTCGGTCATGCCCAGGGAGTAGGCGAGCCGCGCGCGCTCCGGGCCCGCCAGGTACTTGGTCTGCTCGAAGGTCTTCTCCAGCGCGAAGATCTGCTGGCCCGAGAAGGTCGGCCGCGAATGCTTCTTCTTGCCGTCCTTGTCCAGGAGCCCGCCGGCCTGGGCTGCAAAGGAGGGCCTGTGAGCGCCGCCCGCACCCCGCCCGGCACCCGCGCACCCGCGCACCCGCGGGCCACTTACCGGGACCGGCCAGGCGCGGGTCCCTCCAGGGCGAGCCCTGCACCACGCCGGGCCAGAAGATGGGCGGGCGCCCGGGCAGCTCGGCCAGCGGCTTAGGGTAGCCGCGCGCCACGGCCGCTGCGGGCCCGAAGTAGACGCCGGCCGACGAGGCGAGCCCATTGAGGCGGGGCAGGCCGCCCAGGAGGCCGCCGCCCGCCGCGCCCACCGGCCGCCCCAGGATGTCGCTGATGCCGTGCGGGGTGCCGAGCGGCAGCTGCGCGCCCAGGCCGCCGAGCGCGGGCGCCTTGAAGCCGGCGGGGCTCTGCAGGGCGTAGGGGAACAGCGACGTCTTCATCTCGGCCATATTGTGCAGCGCGGCGAGCGGGGCGCTGCTCAGGACGAACGCGCCCGGGCGGTTAGCGTCCAtgggcgccgccgccgccggcccGGGTGCCCATCCgggccccgccgccgccgccccgcgCCGCCAGCCGACCGGGAAGTTTGCGCGCGGCCCGGGGCGGCGCCGGCGAGCGCGCGGGGCGCGGGCAGGCTCCGACGGCCGGGGCGGGAGGGCGGCCGGCGGGGCAGGACGGCGGGCCGGGCGGCGGGGGGtcgcgggcgggcgggcggcgaCGGAGGCGGCGGCTCCCGGGCGGCTCGGAGCGGCCCGCGCGGGCAGGGCGCGCTGATAACCGCGGGGCCCGGGCGCGGCGCGCGCGCTGATTGGTCGCCGGCACCCGCGGCCTGGCCATTGGTCAGGCCCCGTCTGCGCGCCCGCGGCCGCCGCACTCCATGAAGCGCCCATTAGCGCGGCAGGGGCTTCCCGGCTGTAAATTTGCCCCCTGATTTATCTCCCCAGGGATGGAATAAATCCCTCTGGATGGGAGTTTGGTTAGGCAAAGATTTTAatgggaaatcaggaaaatatacGAGAACATATGTTATCGCCCGAAAGAATGCAGATTCGAGGCCCCACTGGACGCGCTGCTGTCCTGGTGGCTCCCTGCGGGGACGGAGCCGCGTGCCATCGGGGTCCAGGACTGCACCCTGCAGCGCGGCCACCCCTCCGGCCGGCGCCCTCTGGAAGGACAGGAGCTAGAGTTGCGGCCCGAGGCGGAAGGAGGGAGCGGGCTTCGGGGTCCCCTGGCTATTGACCAGACTTGTCCCCGAGAGAATCCTTCTCCTGTTTCGCCAACAAAGGCTGGGGCCGGGCCTGAGCAGTGGCGGGGCCTGTCCCGGGGCCACACGCACAAGCGACACACGTCACACAGGGCCCTGGAGGCCCGGCCACCGGCTCGCGCGCGCTGCCTAGCGGCCTCCCGACCCCTCCCGCCCGCGGGGCTCCGGCGGAACCGTCCCCACCTGCTGCTGCCGGGACGCGGAGGCAGCCCAGCCTCCCCTTCGGGATCCTGCAGCCGTGTAGTCGCCCCTCGGCTCCCGGGAGCCCACAAGCTCTGAGTGCCGAGGCCCAGACCCCGCGACCTCGCCCACCGCCGCTCTCCGGAGAGGCGCAGGCAAACCCGCCGGGAACAAGGGGGCCCCAGCTGGCCGAGGACCCGGAAGCGCCGCCTGCAGATCGGCTTTGGGGCCCCAGGTGGTCCTGTAACTCAGGGTGCAAAGAGCTTCCCCCCCGGCGCCTGGAGAATTCTGCATCAAAGGAGAGCCGAGCTGTCTCCCTCTCTTGTGGGGGCGTCACACGCATCTACCTCATTTTGCCATCAGTATTAAGAATTTACGGCTGTTACTCCCAGCCGGCCGGGGCCGCGTGGTGGCCCGGGGGACCGTGCGCGCAAGGTGGCCTCTCTTGGGCCTGGGGAGGTTGGTTAGCAACGACTATCCCGTTTCGCCCCGGCCGCCAGGGTCTCGGTGCCGCGAGTGAAGGCGACCCGCGGGGCTCTGTGCGGGGCCTCAGCGTCCGCTCGCGCCGCGCCCCTCGAGCGCCCTTTTTCGTTTTGTTGGTGGCAAGGGCGCGGCGCGCGGCATGGGGTCTCTGGCCCGTGGCGGGGCGGTGCCGTGGCGCGCAGGGTTTGCGCCCGGGGGCTGAGCCTGCGCATGGAAGTGACGCCCTCCCGGTCTCCCGGCCAGGGCCACACTCCGGGGACCCCGCGCCGCTGCCCTGCAGGCCAGCGGCCGAAGCCGGGAAGCCCAAAACAGCCAGCGCGCTGCCCCCGGCCGGCTGGGAGTAACAGCCGTAAATTCGGGTTTAGGACTCACCCTAAACCCGAGTCCCTCCCCTGGCCGCGCTCGCGCACACCCCCTTCTCGGAGCTGCTTTCCGGGACGGCCCGCCGGCACGGGGAGGGGTCGCTAGAGGCCGGATGGGACTCGGAACCCGAGGCGCGGGCGGTTCGAGGCGCCCGTGGCCCCATCGCGGAGGCAGGAGGACGCCGGTGGGCTTTTCCCGAAGCTCGGGCCGAGCCTCCCGATGCGCTTCTTCCGGCCGAGAACACGGAGACCCGGAGTCCCGCCCCGCGCCCCAGAGACCTGGGACACATGAGGTCGCAAGCGGGGCTGCTGTCTCCGACCGCTGCAGCCTTCGGGGCCTCGTGGGGGGGCGGGGCTGCGGGGCCGGGTGGACCGCGGCCCGAAGCCCGTGGGAAAGGAGACCGCCCGGCTCTGCGCGTTAACTTCCCCTCCGCCCCCACCGCAGGCAGCAACCCGCCGCTGCCCCCTCGACACTCAAATCGCCAGGCGAATCACCCCGGAAAGGAGAAGTCAGCCAAGCCGtccacacccacccacacccacccctgcCTGCGAAGACCCAGGTGGAGAGGGCGGTGCGTTTGGCTCCGCCGGGACTGGGGGAAATGGCGAGAAGGCGCCACTGCGCAGAGACCTTCATTTGTTCCACAGGCAGCCATGGGCAAGTGCAGGCCTGGCCGCCCCGGGGATTGGGGACCCCTCCCTAGCTCAGCCTGAAACCAGGAGGAGAACTGAGAGGGCGCCTGAGGAAGAGAAGGGGCGACTGGGTAGGAAGGGCTGGGGGGTGGGCACGGGCCCTGAACGCCtctctggggagggggcagcaggtGCCCAGGCCCGGCCTGGACGGGGACAGGGGTGGCTGTCACAGGCCCAGGAGAGGAAAGGAATTTGGACTTTGCAAGGAGGCCGCTGTGGTATTCAGAGGCCCTTATCAGTGACGCGGGGATTGTCCTCGTGGGGGGTCTCTGGGCAGCTGTGACCCGACCACGCCCCGGGGCGCCAACGGTGGGGGGGCAGGCCCGCCCTCTGCAGACCATCAAGCATCCTGGAGCAAGTTCTCAGCCTCTCCGGGGCTCGGCAGGAAACTGGCCAGGGCTGTGGACAGACGGACCTGACCCTGGGGTTCCACAGGGGCTGCTGGGCCAAGCCACTATGGGGGGCCATGCAGCAGCCTTGGGGACAAAAGGTAAGACCCTGGAGCTCGAGGCTGTGCAGGAGGCGCTCTGCAGGGACCCCTGAGGCCAGGAGGGCACTGGAGCGGCTGAGGAGCCAGGGCTGGGGCATCCTGTCCGCTGGGCCACCCGCAGCCTGGACCCCTGCCCTGGGGAGCAGTGCcgcccccacctcccagcctgGCCCCGGGCCGGAAGCGCGCTGAAGTGTGCTCCTGTGAACTggcctggggggaggggtggatgAGCGTGGCCTggacccacccctcccccacccagtaCTGTGCCCCGCCCCCCGCCTCTCTCACCCACCTGTTGGCCCAGGACCGCTCCTGGCACCGTAACTTTTGCCCTGGACAGTCCTCCACAGTGGGCTCAGGGCCCTCCATCCCCCCACACCAGGCCACTTGACCTGTTCCGAGCCTCCCTCCCCCACTGGTCTCCTGTTGCCAACCCCCCCCCGCCcactcttcccccaccccttggCCCAGCTCAGCCCAGAGGCACCCTCCTGTCTGCCCTGCCTGGAGCCCCAGCCCCACTCAGGGCGCCTCAGGGACAGAgggcgccccccaccccagcacgcTGCTGCAAGGTCCCCCCAGCACCCCGGCTTCCCCTGCCACCTGCCAGGCTCCACAGACACACCCTGGATGAGCCAGTGAAGATGTGCCAGTCTCAGGGCTCAGAGGGGTTTCCAGGtggggccgggggtggggagAGACCTGCCAGCCCACTCCCTCCCAGGGGCCCCGTCCGGCCCATGCCCGCTAGGAGGTGAGCCCCGGGACGCCCAGGAGGCTGCTGCTGGGAGTCCCTTGCTCGCTGCACCTCATTGAATCGCGCCTCGGCCAGTCCCCTCCTGCCTGCAGAGCCGAGGCTCCAGCTCTGGCTAGGGTGTCCCCTCCTGCCTCTCAGCCCACATGGCCAGTGGCCCGCTCCACATTGCCAGCGCCGGTCACCTCAGGGCGGCTCATGGTGGCCGCAAGGCACCAGACCGGCCCGCCCTCCCCAGAAAGATTCTGGCAAGGCTCTAGAAAGGGGCTGGGGCAGATGGGGGGCCCTGAAGTGGCTGGGAAGAGGTGAGGGGCGCCAAGACAGCCCCTGCTGCCCACCTCGGGGCCCTAGGGAGACCCAGATGGCAGGGACGGGGAGGCCCCTGCCATCTTCTGGGGTTCACCCCCTTTTCCATCCTCTGCAGACCCTCCGGTTTCCCTGGACCTAAAAGCCACTCCCATCCTACAGAATCCTGCCATGCACCCCCAGCTcttactttctcttttatttctttaaaagtgatttatttttctggagtgatgcaaatattctaaaattgaccatGGTGAAGGGCACAACTGTGTGACACCCCTGTGAGCCGCGGAGTGCACACTGGACGGATGGGTGCATGTGTATGTTTCtcaataagaatatattttttaaagtgatttatttctataaatgttACCGTCACAGAACAGCacagagaatgacatagcaaGAACCTGTCCTCCAACCCCAAGCGTTTCTGATGGTGGAGCCACCTGCCCCACCGTCCCTGATCGAGGCGCCGGGagtccaccccccacccttccTCCTGCGCTGACGCGGGGCTGGGGGGCAGGAAGGGCAGGGCGGGGGTACACTGGGACTAAGCCACGGGCCCTGGGTGGGCAGGAAGTGTGCGACCCCCCCCATAGGTGGAAGAGAGCTTCCAGGGTGTGGGGGCTCAGGTGACCAGGCCTTCCTGGGCTCCACAGGGGCCCTGGGTTGGGGTGACCCGCAGAGGCCAGCTGATGGCGCCAGGGAGGTCACCAGGCCCGGCCAGCGACATGACAGGGGTCACAGCCACCTCAGAGGTTCACAGTGCCAGGCCGGGGCTGGGCCGGGTCAGAGCCTGGAGACCCTCCCGTGGGCACCGCGCTGGGCCAGCTCACCACCTGCCTCCCCACGTAAGACTCTAAAAGGACCGGCCTTGGGCCTGCCCCAGCCTTGCTGCCCTGCTGAACAGGGAGTGGGCCACCTGGTCACAGGGAGCCCCCCGACCTGGGGACAGCTCGCTTGAACTCAGCATCCCTGCAACCCCTCCTCCCAGGGATCCCCAggtccccctgccccctcccagcccATGCCCAGGGACCCCTGCCCCCTCGGCTTCAGGGACCTTGTGTCTTGGCTGTGGTTTGTGTCCCATTCCTGGCTGTCCAGTCCCCCAGAACCACATGCCCCAAGCTGGGCAAGGCAAGGGTTCTAGCACCTTCTACAAGGCCCAGCAAGTGGGCACCCTTCCCCACCTCGGAGGACGAGGCTATGGCCTGCAACCCCAGTGAGGGCATGGGGTAGCCCCCACCGTCTGCGGGGCCTCACGGAACCCCCGGGTAAGTGACCAGGAGAGGCTGCAGTGGCTGGGATGCTCTGCGGCCAGCAGTGCGTGTCCTTCAGGAGAGGACGAGGAGAAGCGGCTGTAAATCACCCCGGGCCTCGCCGGGCCTCGGGTAATGAGCTCAGGCACTTGCAGCGAACGGAGTGCCTGGGGGGagtctgtgggggggggggtgagaagGGGCTTATGGCGCCCAGCGCTGCCCGGGGTTTTCCCTGGGCTGCaggatggggtgggtggggagcgCGGGAGTGGGGGGCCTGCATCCCAGCAAGATGGCTTCTCGGAGGCCctggcctccccccacccccacccccaccccagccccggcTCTCATGGCTCCGCGGCACCTGGGCAGCCCGGGCAGCTGCGCCGACCAGGGTCCCACGACCGGTCGGCCGGGTGCACAGTGCAGGCCCTGGGACCCCCCAGCCGCAGcaaagctgtctggtcctggagtcCGAGGCAGGGGCCCGGGGCTTTGGGGTCTCCAGCACGTcggcaccccacccccagaggtGCTTTAAGGGGCGCATCTACTCTGCCAACTGGGACCAATGAACCCCCTTCGTAGCGGGAAGCGCCtcctggggggggtgggggcggtgccTTGCCCGGGCTCCCAGTGCAGCACCTGTAGGGGCCCCGCGCGTCCCCGAGGGCCCCTCCCGGAGGACCCTGCCCGCCGCGAGTGCAGCGCGGGCACGAGTAGGGGGCGCCCCCTGCCCTGTGGCCCTGCCCGCCCCCCCACCTGGAGGCCGCGCCCGCCAACCGCCTGCGGGGCTGGTGCCGCCAGGGCGGTGGTCGTGCGCATGCACGCACACAGGAGCCCTTGGCGGGGCTGGGGGCTGTGGCGGCCCCGCCCCGGGAGGCCGGGCCCACCAGGAGGGGCGCCCTCAACGCTGGGGGAGCGGCCCCGCCCCTCAGGGGCATCCTTGCTGGCCTCGGGCCAAGGCAGCACCCCTCACCTTTGGGGGAATGGAGGTGATCAGAAGAACTTCGGGTGCAAAGCAATTACTTTTCAAACATAATGTCTTTC includes the following:
- the NKX6-2 gene encoding homeobox protein Nkx-6.2 encodes the protein MDANRPGAFVLSSAPLAALHNMAEMKTSLFPYALQSPAGFKAPALGGLGAQLPLGTPHGISDILGRPVGAAGGGLLGGLPRLNGLASSAGVYFGPAAAVARGYPKPLAELPGRPPIFWPGVVQGSPWRDPRLAGPAQAGGLLDKDGKKKHSRPTFSGQQIFALEKTFEQTKYLAGPERARLAYSLGMTESQVKVWFQNRRTKWRKRHAAEMASAKKKQDSDAEKLKAGGSDADDDEYNRPLDPNSDDEKITRLLKKHKPSSLALVSPCGGGAGDAL